TCACCACCTGCTCGCCCGCCTTCAGGCCGTCCAGCACCTGGGCGCGGGTGGACGTCTTCATGCCGATGCGAACCTGCCGCTCTTCCAGCCTGCCGTCCTTGCCCTTCACCTTCACCGCGTAGCGGCCATCCTTGCCGGCCGCGCCCAGCGCGGACAGCGGAACGCTCAGCGCCCCGTCCACGCGGGCGAGGACGATGCTCACCTGGGTGGTCATGTCCACCCGCAGCTTGCCGTCGGGATTGGGCACGTCGAACAGCGCCTTGTAGAACATGGCGTTATTGATCTTTTCCGGCATCGGCAAGATGGCGCGCAGCTTGCCCCAATAGCGCTGGTCCGGCGCGCCCAGCACGGTGAAATACACCGGCAGGCCGGCCTTCACCCGGATCACGTCCGCCTCGGCCACGTAGGCGCGCACCGTCACCTTGCTCAGGTCGGCCAGTTTGAGGATCACCGGCACCGTCTGGGTGGCGATCACCGTCTGGCCCTGCTGGGTGACGATTTCCAGCACCTCGCCGTCCATCGGCGCCAGGATGCGGGTGTAGCCCAGCTTGGTGCGCCGGCTGTCCAGTTGCGACTGGTCCTGGCGGATCTGCGCCTGCAGCTCCGCCAGCCCGGCTTTCAGTGTCCGATAGGCGGTATCCGCCGCCAGCCAGTCCTTGTCCGAAGTGGAGCCTTCGGCGCGCATGCGGCGCTGCCGCGCCAGCTCCTGCTCGGCTTGCCGCAGCGAGGCCTGCTTGGCCTCGCGCTGGGCGAAGCGCGCGTCCAGCGAGGCCTCGGCGGCGCGCAAATCGTTCAGGCTGTCTTCCGGATCGATTTCCGCCAGCAGTTGCCCCTGCTTCACCTTGTCGCCGGCCTCTACCTTCAGAGACTTGAGCTGGCCATTCGCCTGAGCGCCCACATCCACCTGCCGCAACGCCTGGACCACCCCGCTGGCCAGTACCAGATCCTCCAGCTCGCCCTTCTCCACCTTGGCGGTCAATACCGCCGGCGGCGGCGGCTCCGCCAGCCAGCGGTGCGCCCCCCAGGCCGCTAAGGCCATCATCGCCAACAAAGCCATGGCGTTGCGCCATGGCCGCCTGCCGAATCCCCACCGCCGAAACCGCCG
This genomic window from Chromobacterium phragmitis contains:
- the macA gene encoding macrolide transporter subunit MacA, producing MALLAMMALAAWGAHRWLAEPPPPAVLTAKVEKGELEDLVLASGVVQALRQVDVGAQANGQLKSLKVEAGDKVKQGQLLAEIDPEDSLNDLRAAEASLDARFAQREAKQASLRQAEQELARQRRMRAEGSTSDKDWLAADTAYRTLKAGLAELQAQIRQDQSQLDSRRTKLGYTRILAPMDGEVLEIVTQQGQTVIATQTVPVILKLADLSKVTVRAYVAEADVIRVKAGLPVYFTVLGAPDQRYWGKLRAILPMPEKINNAMFYKALFDVPNPDGKLRVDMTTQVSIVLARVDGALSVPLSALGAAGKDGRYAVKVKGKDGRLEERQVRIGMKTSTRAQVLDGLKAGEQVVTGEQPDKPEEGGAVMVSA